From Gimesia panareensis, the proteins below share one genomic window:
- the folB gene encoding dihydroneopterin aldolase, translated as MPDQILISDLLLRTIIGINEEEREKKQDVLINISMQVDLKAAGHSDQIKDAVNYRTITKEIIDLVENSRFQLVETMAHEVARICLSDERVECAEVRIEKPGALRFARSVGVSVARRREDYQQ; from the coding sequence ATGCCTGATCAGATACTGATTTCCGACCTGTTACTTCGGACCATCATCGGAATTAATGAGGAAGAACGCGAAAAAAAGCAGGATGTACTGATTAATATTTCGATGCAAGTCGATTTGAAGGCGGCTGGTCATTCAGACCAGATTAAGGATGCCGTCAATTATCGCACAATAACCAAGGAAATAATTGACCTGGTCGAAAATTCCCGGTTTCAGCTGGTGGAAACCATGGCGCATGAAGTGGCCCGGATCTGCCTGAGTGATGAACGTGTCGAATGTGCGGAAGTCCGCATCGAAAAACCGGGGGCACTCCGTTTTGCCCGATCGGTGGGGGTCAGTGTGGCACGGAGACGTGAGGATTATCAGCAGTGA
- a CDS encoding SDR family oxidoreductase: protein MNLEGKVAVITGSAVRIGRSMALALAEAGADICIHYHSSAQAAEETCDEIRQRGRKAISVSADLSQPVSAADTIFSAVMSELGRVDVLINSASVFENKTLKEATETDWDAHLDINLKAPFFLCQKYAALLCSNQPGHIINIVDWRARRAGIGHLPYRISKAGLVTLTECLALELAPQVQVNAIAPGAILPPPGKDQSYLDQRAAGVPLKRAGNPAEICQAILYLLHSDFVTGEILTVSGGEQFTAGA, encoded by the coding sequence TTGAATCTCGAAGGAAAAGTCGCTGTGATTACCGGATCTGCGGTCCGGATTGGTCGGTCTATGGCACTGGCATTGGCTGAAGCAGGCGCTGATATCTGTATTCACTATCATTCTTCAGCCCAGGCTGCCGAGGAAACTTGCGATGAGATCAGACAGCGGGGGCGGAAGGCCATTTCTGTATCAGCTGATCTCTCTCAACCCGTCTCTGCGGCAGACACGATCTTTTCAGCCGTAATGTCAGAACTGGGACGGGTGGATGTGCTGATTAACAGCGCTTCCGTTTTTGAAAACAAGACGCTGAAAGAGGCCACTGAGACCGACTGGGATGCTCATCTGGATATCAACCTGAAGGCCCCCTTCTTTTTATGCCAGAAATATGCAGCACTGCTGTGCTCCAATCAGCCGGGGCATATCATTAACATCGTCGACTGGCGCGCCAGACGGGCCGGTATCGGTCACCTGCCCTACCGGATTTCCAAAGCCGGACTGGTCACTTTGACGGAATGCCTGGCGCTGGAACTGGCCCCGCAGGTCCAGGTCAATGCAATCGCTCCGGGAGCGATTTTGCCTCCCCCTGGCAAGGACCAGTCCTATCTCGATCAACGGGCCGCAGGAGTCCCACTCAAGCGCGCCGGAAATCCTGCAGAGATCTGCCAGGCGATACTTTATCTGTTGCATTCTGATTTTGTGACGGGGGAAATTCTGACGGTCTCCGGTGGCGAGCAGTTCACAGCCGGAGCCTGA
- the folK gene encoding 2-amino-4-hydroxy-6-hydroxymethyldihydropteridine diphosphokinase encodes MSRLNQAFLALGSNIDPETHLPQAVESLAEYGKVQGKSSVWQSAPVGDPDQADFLNAAVLLETEHDATFLCEWVVPEIEKALNRVRDPQNKNGPRTIDLDLVLFNSEALRIAHRIIPDPEIVSRVFLAVPLAEIAPDYSVPGLNRTLADIALSLKEHAENQLLRRFEIQL; translated from the coding sequence GTGAGCCGGCTCAATCAGGCCTTTCTGGCCCTGGGCAGTAATATTGATCCTGAAACGCACCTGCCCCAGGCGGTCGAGAGTCTGGCAGAATATGGCAAGGTGCAGGGAAAATCATCGGTCTGGCAGAGTGCGCCGGTAGGCGATCCTGATCAGGCAGATTTTTTGAATGCAGCAGTCCTGCTGGAAACAGAGCATGATGCCACATTTCTCTGCGAATGGGTCGTTCCAGAAATTGAAAAAGCATTGAACCGTGTGCGCGATCCCCAGAACAAAAACGGTCCCAGAACGATTGATCTGGATCTGGTACTCTTTAATTCCGAAGCACTACGGATAGCACATCGCATTATACCTGATCCCGAGATTGTGAGTCGGGTGTTTCTGGCAGTTCCTCTGGCGGAGATTGCCCCTGATTATTCAGTACCGGGGCTCAACAGAACGTTAGCAGATATCGCCTTGTCCCTGAAGGAGCATGCGGAAAATCAGCTGCTGCGGCGATTTGAGATTCAGCTTTGA
- a CDS encoding TadE/TadG family type IV pilus assembly protein yields MLTRHSRWALNQKSKQDRSGTTLVELAFVAPVFLVFIYAILEFGYAYMVSNIIQEATQEGAKLGRCEEVTTAQVKTRVRNLLDTVFDSSVANIMVKNASQFDTPGADVSQLNFSALPDIELSNAEKAQLFIVRVEVPYKDVRLLNSFFVDPVKAAEAADKEKNLVLSGHSVRRHE; encoded by the coding sequence ATGTTGACGCGGCACAGCCGTTGGGCATTGAATCAGAAGTCAAAGCAAGACCGTTCCGGGACGACCCTGGTGGAACTGGCGTTTGTAGCGCCGGTCTTTCTGGTATTCATCTACGCAATTCTCGAATTCGGCTACGCCTACATGGTTTCCAACATCATCCAGGAAGCCACTCAGGAAGGGGCCAAGCTGGGGCGTTGTGAAGAGGTGACCACAGCCCAGGTCAAGACGCGCGTCAGGAATCTGCTCGACACGGTTTTCGATTCGAGCGTGGCCAACATCATGGTGAAAAATGCCAGCCAGTTTGATACACCAGGGGCGGATGTCTCTCAACTGAATTTTTCTGCCTTGCCCGATATCGAGCTGTCTAATGCTGAAAAAGCGCAGCTGTTTATTGTACGTGTGGAAGTGCCCTACAAAGACGTGCGGTTACTCAATTCATTTTTTGTGGATCCGGTGAAAGCAGCAGAGGCCGCTGATAAAGAGAAAAACCTGGTCCTGTCCGGGCATAGTGTCAGAAGGCACGAATGA
- a CDS encoding vWA domain-containing protein, producing the protein MKLIQRVRKENMNLPGDQSRRGAFMVMAVPFLVAAMGFMAFGIDIAVITMTKTKMRNAVEAAALAAAQQITDAVQTTADGITEGQDVTATVQDANSIAVEAAKAMAQKVAGLNGVYVDPETDVKFGKRYQDSSGTYHMIWGEGAKPYNVVKVIARRDNSAEGKPDSKLQLFFAGIMGEKTAAVTTSAIAFIEARDIVLVLDYSGSMSYDSEFGAMSSYQLGKAAVEANLDDIWNTLVDSSVTYSDSDKLKFPPNGYGSINSAEGTYISSYDDDYIFQALGLDEVDVNGNLKYPFPQEGKDYYGNLKGQPIGYTNKSMWKDYIRWVRTNRTVNNYGYRKKYGYRTLMGYLIGRRKKNDQSEDLWRAPIYPFHAMKNGVSLFTQFLGGLEFGDYIGLVTYDETSRVESVLNDDGVPETVDLGDNLITNNYADIDTIQRHKQASHYAPYTGMGYGIRDARELLQSHGRAGARPTILVMTDGNANRSPSNWSLPGNWNWDTVTDFDGDGNADYSTSDRNKQYAFWQAVEAANLGYTVHTMTVGKGADRSFMQAMAKACNGICIDAPGGATVDEMKAQLLIAFGKIAANVPPAKLLADPESDF; encoded by the coding sequence ATGAAACTGATACAACGAGTCAGAAAAGAGAACATGAATCTGCCGGGCGATCAAAGTCGCCGCGGTGCGTTCATGGTCATGGCGGTGCCATTTCTCGTGGCTGCCATGGGCTTCATGGCGTTCGGAATCGATATCGCTGTGATTACCATGACCAAAACCAAAATGCGAAATGCCGTGGAAGCAGCTGCCCTGGCAGCGGCCCAGCAGATTACCGATGCTGTTCAGACGACGGCAGACGGGATCACCGAAGGACAGGATGTCACTGCTACTGTCCAGGATGCAAACTCGATTGCGGTCGAAGCCGCCAAAGCCATGGCACAGAAAGTTGCCGGGTTGAATGGTGTGTATGTTGATCCGGAGACCGATGTGAAATTCGGGAAACGGTATCAGGACAGTTCCGGAACCTATCACATGATCTGGGGCGAAGGGGCGAAACCGTATAACGTGGTGAAAGTGATAGCCCGTCGCGATAATTCCGCGGAAGGCAAACCGGATTCCAAACTGCAGTTGTTCTTCGCTGGCATCATGGGGGAGAAGACGGCTGCCGTGACGACCTCGGCGATTGCCTTTATTGAAGCACGCGATATCGTGCTGGTGCTCGACTATTCCGGATCGATGAGCTACGACAGTGAATTTGGCGCGATGTCTTCCTATCAGTTAGGGAAAGCAGCCGTCGAAGCAAACCTGGATGACATCTGGAACACTCTGGTGGACTCCAGTGTGACTTACTCTGATTCGGATAAACTCAAGTTTCCGCCGAATGGCTACGGAAGTATTAATTCCGCAGAGGGAACCTATATCAGTTCCTATGATGATGATTACATCTTTCAGGCCCTGGGGCTGGATGAAGTGGATGTCAACGGGAATCTGAAATATCCCTTTCCCCAGGAAGGAAAGGATTACTATGGAAACCTGAAAGGGCAGCCCATCGGCTATACGAACAAGAGTATGTGGAAAGACTATATTCGCTGGGTTCGCACGAATAGAACGGTCAACAATTATGGTTATCGAAAAAAATACGGTTACCGTACCCTGATGGGATATCTGATCGGGCGACGCAAGAAGAACGATCAGTCTGAAGATCTGTGGCGGGCTCCCATATATCCGTTCCACGCCATGAAAAATGGAGTGAGCCTGTTCACGCAGTTCCTGGGCGGGCTTGAGTTCGGTGATTACATCGGACTGGTGACGTATGATGAGACCTCACGCGTCGAATCTGTTTTGAACGACGATGGTGTTCCGGAAACGGTAGATCTGGGAGATAATCTCATTACAAATAATTACGCTGATATCGATACGATTCAGCGACACAAGCAGGCTTCTCACTATGCACCCTACACCGGTATGGGATACGGGATTCGTGATGCCAGGGAATTATTGCAATCGCATGGTCGTGCCGGAGCACGTCCAACGATTCTGGTGATGACCGACGGTAACGCGAACCGTTCACCTTCTAACTGGTCTTTGCCAGGGAACTGGAACTGGGATACTGTGACCGACTTTGATGGGGATGGTAATGCTGACTACTCCACTTCAGATCGGAATAAACAGTATGCCTTCTGGCAGGCTGTGGAAGCAGCCAATCTGGGGTATACCGTTCATACCATGACCGTGGGTAAAGGTGCGGATCGCAGTTTCATGCAGGCGATGGCAAAAGCCTGTAACGGGATCTGCATCGATGCTCCCGGTGGTGCTACAGTCGATGAGATGAAAGCACAGCTGCTGATTGCTTTCGGCAAAATTGCAGCGAATGTTCCGCCAGCCAAATTACTGGCTGATCCGGAAAGTGATTTCTAA
- a CDS encoding polysaccharide pyruvyl transferase family protein — protein MPNTPDLFTRRHWLKQSLTHSLALASASQLPFSLQSAFAADQSPDENAPTLLLRSGWQTVNIGDIGHSPGILKLLEVYAPDFRIILWPNSVDRGVEPMLKERFPHLTIVKGRLNRDGKLNSPELEEAFEQADFFLHGSGPSVVSRRELAHWSKTTGKPYGIYGVTVSEVTPELHQLLSGAEFIYTRETSSLKNLKEAKVTSPEQDFAPDATFAIDLTDDPKARAFQKQHQLEPGQYLCAVPRLRYTPYHKIHKGIRWSKDKIAQVESVNREYQEIDHAKLRAAIIKWVRTSGQKAVVCPEMTYQTEIIQPLVIDPLPADVKAKVVAHDQYWLPDEAGSLYRDASAVVSMECHSPIIACAHGTPGLYVRQPTDTIKGQMWYDIGLADWTFEIDEVNQQQIAERAIAVYEHYDQSLAKLKSVMESIDVRQKRTMQVVRQAVLKAHSS, from the coding sequence ATGCCCAATACCCCCGATCTTTTTACCAGACGTCACTGGCTGAAACAGAGTCTGACACACTCTCTGGCACTGGCAAGTGCCTCCCAACTGCCATTCTCGCTGCAATCAGCTTTCGCAGCGGATCAATCACCTGACGAAAATGCACCAACGCTGCTACTCCGATCCGGATGGCAGACAGTCAATATTGGCGATATTGGGCATTCCCCCGGCATTCTGAAGCTGCTCGAAGTCTATGCGCCTGATTTTCGAATCATTCTCTGGCCTAACAGTGTCGACCGGGGAGTGGAACCGATGTTAAAGGAGCGATTTCCACATTTAACAATTGTCAAAGGACGTCTGAACCGGGACGGAAAACTAAACTCCCCGGAACTGGAAGAAGCGTTCGAACAGGCTGATTTCTTCCTGCACGGTTCAGGTCCCAGTGTCGTTTCCCGCAGGGAACTGGCCCACTGGAGCAAGACCACCGGAAAACCATACGGAATTTATGGAGTGACCGTTTCTGAGGTCACTCCCGAATTGCATCAACTGCTCTCAGGTGCCGAATTCATCTACACCCGGGAAACCAGTTCTCTGAAGAATCTCAAAGAAGCCAAAGTGACTTCCCCCGAGCAGGACTTCGCCCCGGATGCCACCTTTGCCATTGATCTGACTGACGATCCCAAAGCCAGGGCATTTCAGAAGCAGCACCAGTTGGAACCCGGCCAGTACCTCTGTGCCGTCCCCCGTTTGCGCTATACACCCTATCACAAAATCCACAAAGGAATTCGCTGGTCCAAAGACAAAATTGCACAGGTAGAATCGGTCAATCGCGAGTACCAGGAAATTGATCATGCCAAACTGCGGGCTGCGATCATCAAATGGGTACGCACCAGTGGACAGAAGGCGGTAGTCTGTCCGGAAATGACTTACCAGACGGAAATCATCCAGCCCCTGGTAATCGATCCCCTGCCAGCCGATGTGAAAGCGAAGGTGGTCGCCCATGATCAATACTGGCTGCCGGACGAAGCAGGATCTCTTTATCGAGATGCCTCTGCTGTTGTCAGTATGGAATGCCACTCGCCCATCATTGCCTGTGCCCATGGAACACCGGGGCTCTATGTGAGGCAACCCACAGATACGATCAAAGGCCAGATGTGGTATGATATCGGGCTGGCGGACTGGACCTTTGAAATTGATGAAGTCAACCAACAGCAGATTGCCGAGCGGGCCATTGCCGTTTATGAACATTACGACCAGTCCCTGGCAAAGCTCAAAAGCGTGATGGAGTCGATCGACGTCAGACAGAAACGGACCATGCAGGTTGTCCGCCAGGCGGTCCTCAAGGCCCACTCATCCTGA
- a CDS encoding TadE/TadG family type IV pilus assembly protein: MRINYSRQNKTIQSDSDRRGVAAVEFAVIAPVFLALVLGMIAVRRAVHTTTVMDSALSQAGRLASMDADLDMPSGMTLNDKVILDVRNFLRASGIDNDETNLTITITRADDADGNALDPMPNPPSSGDTFDLSDPDNRNRLFRIGIEIPEGAMNSTLTDIMNLEGSMAKPMSGDAVWDLILNNGTTKIVN, translated from the coding sequence ATGAGAATCAATTACAGCAGACAAAACAAAACGATCCAATCTGATTCCGACCGCAGAGGTGTTGCTGCGGTCGAATTTGCCGTTATCGCACCTGTGTTCCTGGCACTGGTTCTGGGAATGATTGCTGTGAGACGCGCCGTACACACGACAACAGTCATGGATTCTGCCCTGTCCCAGGCGGGACGACTGGCTTCGATGGATGCCGATCTGGACATGCCTTCGGGTATGACACTGAATGATAAGGTCATTCTGGATGTACGCAACTTTCTGCGTGCTTCCGGCATTGATAATGATGAGACCAATCTGACGATCACCATCACCCGTGCTGACGATGCTGATGGGAACGCATTGGATCCCATGCCCAATCCACCCAGTTCTGGTGATACATTCGATCTGAGTGATCCAGACAACCGCAACCGTCTGTTTCGCATCGGAATTGAAATTCCAGAAGGTGCCATGAACTCGACGCTGACCGACATCATGAACCTGGAAGGTTCAATGGCCAAGCCCATGTCGGGGGATGCGGTCTGGGATCTGATATTGAATAACGGGACAACGAAGATTGTCAATTAG